One segment of Streptosporangium brasiliense DNA contains the following:
- a CDS encoding class I SAM-dependent methyltransferase gives MTVIDRCRICDNTELLPVLDLGPQALTGVFPRTRDEPVPQVPLELVVCSPSGCGLVQLRHTADFGLMYGEHYGYRSSLNRSMADHLRGKVAAIRDLVDLGPGDLVVDIGSNDGTLLSAYPADGPTLVGVDPAAAAFAEFYPPHVELIPDFFARDLLGGRRAKVVTSIAMFYDLPRPMDFMEEVRDLLTDDGIWVIEQSYLPAMLHSTAYDVVCHEHLDYYALRQIEWMAERTGLMVVHAELNAVYGGSLSVVLARNTAGRGADGPALARIRAGEEDLPYAAFARRTREHRDRLLDFLDESRKQDLLTLGYGASTKGNVILQYCGLGEADLPCIAEVNQDKFGCYTPGTGIPIVSEEEARARRPDQFLVLPWIYREPMIARERDFLRSGGKLVFPLPELEVV, from the coding sequence ATGACGGTCATCGACCGCTGCCGCATCTGCGACAACACCGAGCTGCTGCCCGTGCTCGACCTCGGCCCGCAGGCGCTCACCGGGGTCTTCCCCCGGACCCGCGACGAGCCCGTCCCGCAGGTCCCGCTGGAGCTGGTGGTCTGCTCGCCGAGCGGCTGCGGCCTGGTGCAGCTGCGCCACACCGCCGACTTCGGGCTCATGTACGGCGAGCACTACGGCTACCGCTCCAGCCTCAACCGCTCCATGGCCGACCACCTGCGCGGCAAGGTCGCCGCCATCAGGGACCTGGTCGATCTCGGCCCCGGCGACCTGGTCGTGGACATCGGCAGCAACGACGGCACCCTGCTGTCGGCCTATCCCGCCGACGGCCCCACCCTGGTCGGGGTGGATCCCGCGGCCGCGGCCTTCGCCGAGTTCTACCCGCCGCACGTCGAGCTGATCCCCGACTTCTTCGCGCGCGACCTGCTCGGCGGGCGCCGCGCCAAGGTCGTCACCTCCATCGCGATGTTCTACGACCTGCCGCGCCCGATGGATTTCATGGAGGAGGTGCGCGACCTCCTGACCGACGACGGCATCTGGGTGATCGAGCAGAGCTACCTGCCCGCGATGCTCCACTCCACCGCCTACGACGTGGTCTGCCACGAGCACCTGGACTACTACGCGCTCCGCCAGATCGAGTGGATGGCCGAGCGCACCGGCCTGATGGTCGTCCACGCCGAGCTGAACGCGGTCTACGGCGGCAGCCTCTCGGTCGTCCTGGCCAGGAACACGGCCGGCCGCGGGGCCGACGGGCCGGCCCTGGCCCGTATCCGCGCCGGTGAGGAAGACCTCCCCTACGCGGCGTTCGCCCGCCGGACCAGGGAGCACCGCGACCGGCTGCTCGACTTCCTCGACGAGTCACGGAAGCAGGACCTGCTCACCCTCGGCTACGGCGCCTCGACCAAGGGCAACGTGATCCTGCAGTACTGCGGGCTCGGCGAGGCCGACCTGCCCTGCATCGCCGAGGTCAACCAGGACAAGTTCGGCTGCTACACCCCCGGCACCGGCATCCCGATCGTCTCCGAGGAGGAGGCCCGGGCGCGCCGTCCCGACCAGTTCCTGGTCCTGCCGTGGATCTACCGGGAGCCGATGATCGCCAGGGAGCGCGACTTCCTGCGGTCGGGCGGGAAGCTCGTCTTCCCGCTGCCCGAGCTGGAAGTGGTGTGA
- a CDS encoding cupin domain-containing protein, with the protein MKIEVLKPSCNLETIRDGRGGIFTWVPPDPILEFNMLHLHPGKVRGLHYHPHFVEYLLFVEGEGVLVTKDDADDPDCPEEFIHVSRGVCTRTPSGVMHTVHAVSSLTFIAMLTKPWDECDPPLVQVEPLPHTLRRV; encoded by the coding sequence ATGAAAATCGAAGTGCTCAAACCGTCCTGCAATCTGGAGACGATCAGGGACGGGCGCGGCGGAATTTTCACCTGGGTGCCACCCGATCCCATCCTGGAATTCAACATGCTGCACCTGCACCCGGGAAAGGTGCGCGGCCTGCACTACCATCCGCACTTCGTCGAATACCTGCTCTTCGTCGAGGGCGAAGGCGTGCTGGTCACCAAGGACGACGCCGACGACCCGGACTGCCCCGAGGAGTTCATCCACGTCTCGCGGGGGGTCTGCACCAGGACGCCGAGCGGGGTCATGCACACCGTCCACGCCGTCTCGTCGCTGACGTTCATCGCCATGCTCACCAAGCCCTGGGACGAGTGCGACCCCCCGTTGGTGCAGGTCGAGCCCCTGCCGCACACCCTGAGGCGCGTGTGA
- a CDS encoding phytanoyl-CoA dioxygenase, giving the protein MGAQVLTDEQIESFVSDGFIRLEGAFPKELAAQARDILWKQLGMDPDDPTTWTREVVRLGAQSDEPFVRSANTPALHAAYDQLVGPGRWRPIEQVGTFPVRFPGVRRPEEAEDYGWHIDASFLAAEAEAAGGPDWEGEQALVPPDYDKIFRCNTVSRGRSLLLLFLYSDTGDRDAPTLIRVGSHLDVPPLLEPYGPEGTYLKAGDVGAGRPLASATGEAGDVYLCHPFLVHTPVSNTGTRPRFMAQPSLQPVGELELTRADGRYSAVERAIRLGLGREDGRQRHGGASREDGR; this is encoded by the coding sequence ATGGGTGCCCAGGTACTCACAGATGAGCAGATCGAGAGCTTTGTCTCAGACGGCTTCATCCGGTTGGAGGGCGCGTTTCCCAAGGAACTCGCCGCCCAGGCTCGCGACATCCTCTGGAAGCAGCTCGGCATGGATCCGGACGATCCCACGACCTGGACCAGGGAGGTGGTCAGGCTGGGGGCCCAGAGCGACGAGCCGTTCGTGCGCAGCGCCAACACCCCCGCCCTGCACGCCGCCTACGACCAGTTGGTCGGGCCCGGACGGTGGAGGCCCATCGAGCAGGTCGGGACGTTCCCGGTCCGCTTCCCCGGCGTCCGGAGGCCGGAGGAGGCCGAGGACTACGGCTGGCACATCGACGCCAGCTTCCTGGCCGCCGAGGCGGAGGCGGCCGGCGGCCCGGACTGGGAGGGCGAGCAGGCGCTCGTCCCGCCCGACTACGACAAGATCTTCCGGTGCAACACGGTGTCGCGCGGGCGGTCGCTGCTGCTGCTGTTCCTGTACTCCGACACCGGGGACCGGGACGCCCCCACGCTCATCCGCGTCGGCTCCCACCTGGACGTGCCACCCCTGCTCGAGCCGTACGGCCCGGAGGGGACATACCTGAAGGCCGGCGACGTGGGCGCGGGCCGGCCGCTCGCCTCGGCCACGGGTGAGGCGGGCGATGTCTACCTGTGCCACCCGTTCCTGGTGCACACGCCCGTCTCCAACACCGGCACCCGGCCCCGGTTCATGGCGCAGCCGTCCCTGCAACCGGTCGGGGAGCTGGAGCTCACCCGGGCCGACGGGCGGTATTCGGCGGTCGAGCGCGCGATCCGCCTCGGCCTGGGCCGGGAGGACGGTCGCCAGCGCCATGGAGGAGCAAGCAGGGAGGACGGACGCTAG
- a CDS encoding methyltransferase, translating to MEEQAGRTDASAMEEQVEKNPWPDLLRLVFGGRATQVVGLGIRLKLPEAIGDGERSSTDLAAGYGVPEHTMLRLLRGLAALEVLTETGPDRFAVAPVGALLRGDRPGSLYALARMLTDPAMLTAWQNLEFSVRTGRPAFDEAFGTDFFGHLSGDPELSELYNTAMSQGTRGVAEALARSYDFGRSGTVVDVGGGDGTLIAAVLREHPGLRGVIYDSPTGASRAEETLRRAGVAGRCRIEAGDFFAGVPEGADLYLLKSVVHGWGDDRAATILQHCARSVTEHGRILMVEHVLPDTVPPGADPLPYLNDLNLLVNGSGLERTRGDFERLCGKAGLTLGEVAPLSPTDFCRIEARPGITWALNEEDGQVGVPVRDDAG from the coding sequence ATGGAGGAGCAAGCAGGGAGGACGGACGCCAGCGCCATGGAGGAGCAGGTGGAGAAGAACCCGTGGCCGGACCTGCTGCGGCTCGTCTTCGGCGGCAGGGCCACCCAGGTGGTCGGGCTGGGCATCCGGCTGAAGCTGCCCGAGGCGATCGGTGACGGCGAGCGTTCCTCGACGGACCTCGCGGCCGGGTACGGCGTGCCGGAGCACACGATGCTGCGGCTGCTGCGCGGGCTGGCCGCGCTGGAGGTGCTCACGGAGACGGGCCCGGACCGCTTCGCGGTGGCCCCGGTGGGGGCGCTGCTCCGCGGTGACCGGCCGGGGTCGTTGTACGCGCTCGCCCGCATGCTCACCGACCCCGCGATGCTGACCGCCTGGCAGAACCTGGAGTTCAGCGTGCGCACCGGCCGCCCCGCGTTCGACGAGGCGTTCGGCACCGACTTCTTCGGCCATCTGAGCGGCGACCCCGAACTGTCGGAGCTGTACAACACCGCGATGAGCCAGGGGACGCGGGGCGTGGCCGAGGCCCTCGCCCGAAGCTACGACTTCGGCCGTTCCGGAACCGTCGTGGACGTCGGCGGCGGGGACGGAACGCTGATCGCCGCGGTCCTGCGCGAGCACCCCGGGCTGCGGGGAGTGATCTACGACAGCCCCACCGGCGCGTCCCGGGCGGAGGAGACCCTGCGCCGGGCCGGTGTCGCCGGACGCTGCCGGATCGAGGCCGGCGACTTCTTCGCCGGCGTCCCGGAGGGCGCCGATCTCTACCTGCTCAAGAGCGTCGTGCACGGCTGGGGCGACGACCGGGCGGCGACGATTCTCCAGCACTGTGCGCGGAGCGTCACCGAGCACGGGCGGATCCTGATGGTCGAGCACGTCCTCCCCGACACGGTGCCACCGGGCGCGGACCCTCTCCCCTACCTCAACGATCTCAACCTGCTCGTCAACGGCAGCGGCCTGGAGCGGACCCGGGGCGACTTCGAGCGGTTGTGCGGGAAGGCCGGCCTCACCCTGGGTGAGGTCGCGCCGCTGTCGCCGACCGACTTCTGCCGGATAGAGGCGCGACCCGGGATAACATGGGCGCTGAACGAGGAGGACGGGCAGGTTGGCGTACCGGTACGAGACGACGCGGGCTGA
- a CDS encoding rRNA methyltransferase encodes MAYRYETTRADYSDLASGAVLHSAPGFPAFPVRLVSEIFQRALALRGGDEPAVVWDPCCGSAYLLTVLGLLHRRRIGALLASDVSTEALRIARANLDLLTDTGLRARAAELNDRADRFGKPGYAEAAEAAGRLAGRLAADGGPVPYALRQADVFDRAGLAAAIAGHRPDVVITDPPYSEQTVWQGSRADEGLPEMLSALAAVLPPRAVVAVTVRGRRVPAGAGMRPRQTLRVGTRAVALFTATDLAGA; translated from the coding sequence TTGGCGTACCGGTACGAGACGACGCGGGCTGACTACAGCGATCTCGCCAGCGGCGCCGTGCTCCACTCGGCCCCCGGTTTCCCCGCCTTCCCCGTGCGGCTCGTCTCCGAGATCTTCCAGCGGGCGCTCGCGCTACGGGGCGGCGACGAGCCCGCCGTGGTGTGGGATCCGTGCTGCGGGAGCGCATACCTGCTGACCGTCCTGGGGCTCCTGCACCGCCGCCGCATCGGGGCGCTGCTGGCCTCGGACGTCTCCACCGAGGCGTTGCGGATCGCGCGGGCCAACCTCGACCTGCTGACCGACACCGGGCTGCGGGCCCGGGCCGCCGAACTGAACGACCGGGCCGACCGTTTCGGCAAGCCCGGCTACGCCGAGGCCGCCGAGGCGGCCGGGCGGCTCGCCGGACGGCTCGCCGCCGACGGCGGGCCGGTGCCGTACGCCCTGCGGCAGGCCGACGTCTTCGACCGGGCCGGGCTGGCGGCGGCGATCGCCGGGCACCGGCCCGACGTGGTGATAACCGATCCGCCCTACAGCGAGCAGACCGTGTGGCAGGGGAGCCGCGCGGACGAGGGCCTGCCGGAGATGCTGTCGGCGCTGGCGGCGGTCCTCCCGCCGCGCGCGGTGGTCGCGGTGACCGTCCGGGGCCGCCGGGTGCCCGCCGGCGCGGGCATGCGCCCCCGTCAGACGTTGCGCGTCGGCACCCGGGCCGTGGCCCTGTTCACCGCCACCGACCTCGCCGGGGCCTGA
- a CDS encoding GDP-mannose 4,6-dehydratase: MTGITGQDGTYLAEHLLDAGYEVFGMIRGQAPPAVRGGRRPNPEVRLVSGDLLDQASLVAAVDQVRPDEVYNLGALSYVPISWRQSATTAEITGMGVLRMLEALRIVGGITASRTPGPGQPRFYQASSSEMFGKIRETPQNELTPFHPRSPYGVAKVFGHYTVQNYRESYDMFAVSGILFNHESPVRGPEFVTRKVSLAAAAIKLGLRDSLRLGNLEAERDWGFAGDYVRGMVLMLGQEKPEDFVLGTGVTHSVRELVSMAFAHVGLDWREHVVVDPALLRPAEVDLLCADPAKARERLGWKPVVSFEEMIALMVDSDLRLLSDSRHASDGHVTELAALW, encoded by the coding sequence ATCACTGGGATTACCGGCCAGGATGGCACCTATCTCGCGGAACACCTTCTCGATGCCGGTTATGAAGTATTCGGAATGATACGCGGTCAGGCCCCGCCGGCCGTCCGCGGCGGGCGGCGGCCGAACCCGGAGGTCAGGCTCGTCAGCGGCGACCTGCTGGACCAGGCCAGCCTGGTCGCGGCGGTGGACCAGGTCCGGCCCGACGAGGTCTACAACCTGGGGGCCCTGTCCTACGTCCCCATCTCGTGGCGGCAGTCGGCCACTACCGCGGAGATCACCGGGATGGGCGTGCTGCGCATGCTGGAAGCCCTCAGAATCGTCGGCGGCATAACGGCGTCGCGGACCCCGGGCCCAGGGCAGCCGCGCTTTTATCAGGCGTCCTCCTCGGAGATGTTCGGGAAGATTAGGGAAACCCCGCAAAATGAGCTCACGCCGTTTCATCCGCGCAGCCCGTACGGCGTCGCGAAGGTGTTCGGCCATTACACGGTGCAGAACTACCGTGAGTCGTACGACATGTTCGCGGTCTCCGGCATTCTCTTCAACCACGAATCACCGGTGCGCGGTCCGGAGTTCGTGACCCGGAAGGTGTCGCTCGCCGCGGCCGCCATCAAGCTGGGCCTGCGGGACTCCCTCCGGCTGGGGAACCTGGAGGCCGAGCGCGACTGGGGGTTCGCCGGCGACTACGTGCGCGGCATGGTGCTGATGCTCGGCCAGGAGAAGCCGGAGGACTTCGTCCTGGGCACCGGCGTCACGCACAGCGTGCGCGAGCTGGTCTCGATGGCCTTCGCCCACGTCGGCCTCGACTGGCGCGAGCACGTGGTGGTGGACCCGGCCCTGTTGCGCCCCGCGGAGGTCGACCTGCTGTGCGCCGATCCGGCGAAGGCCAGGGAGCGGCTCGGCTGGAAACCCGTGGTCTCCTTCGAGGAGATGATCGCCCTGATGGTCGACAGCGATCTGCGGCTGCTGTCGGACTCGCGGCACGCCTCCGACGGTCACGTGACCGAGTTGGCCGCACTGTGGTGA
- a CDS encoding NDP-hexose 2,3-dehydratase family protein, which produces MTSADLDSHRNIDARADGVGEGFLSWFAERVRMSGCQVDLTPLNELRGWAFDEATGNLAHESGRFFVVEGLHIRTTYGPVREWSQPIINQPEIGILGLLVKTVDGVPYCLVQAKMEPGNLNTMQLSPTVQATRSNYTRIHRGGGTKYLEYFTRPQAGRVLVDVLQSEQGSWFLRKRNRNMVVQVDDTVPAADGHYWLSLHEIRQLLRVDGLVNMDTRTVLSCLPDSFLAGPGGALAEEGMAAAIVRSVSGEGRPHHSAAAVLSWFTSAKCRHELAVQRVPLRGLPGWRRTPEEITHDDGRHFSIVGVTVRTNHREVAEWNQPLLYPQGRGLVAFVVKSIGGVAHLLVHARFQAGLLDIMEMGPTVQCNPENYPGARPEFLDYVLRAPAERIVYDTVLAEEGGRFYHSQNRYLLLEAGEDFPLEVPDDFCWVTAHQLTTLLRHGYYINVEARSLLACLHSLW; this is translated from the coding sequence ATGACGTCGGCAGATCTGGACAGCCACCGTAATATCGACGCCCGGGCGGACGGAGTGGGCGAGGGATTCCTGTCCTGGTTCGCCGAGCGGGTCCGGATGTCCGGCTGTCAGGTGGATCTCACCCCGCTGAACGAGCTGCGCGGGTGGGCGTTCGACGAGGCCACGGGGAACCTGGCGCACGAGAGCGGCCGGTTCTTCGTCGTCGAGGGCCTGCACATCCGCACCACCTACGGCCCGGTCCGCGAGTGGAGCCAGCCCATCATCAACCAGCCGGAGATCGGCATCCTCGGCCTGCTGGTGAAGACGGTCGACGGCGTGCCCTACTGCCTCGTGCAGGCCAAGATGGAGCCCGGCAACCTCAACACCATGCAGCTCTCGCCGACCGTCCAGGCCACCCGGAGCAACTACACCCGCATCCACCGGGGCGGCGGCACCAAATACCTGGAATACTTCACCCGCCCGCAGGCCGGGCGGGTCCTGGTCGACGTCCTGCAGTCCGAGCAGGGCTCCTGGTTCCTGCGCAAGCGGAACCGGAACATGGTCGTCCAGGTCGACGACACCGTGCCCGCCGCCGACGGGCACTACTGGCTCTCCCTCCACGAGATCCGGCAGCTGCTGAGGGTCGACGGGCTGGTCAACATGGACACCAGGACCGTGCTGTCCTGCCTGCCCGACTCCTTCCTGGCCGGCCCCGGCGGCGCGCTCGCCGAGGAGGGGATGGCCGCGGCGATCGTCCGGTCCGTCAGCGGGGAGGGCCGGCCCCATCACAGCGCGGCGGCCGTGCTGAGCTGGTTCACCTCGGCCAAGTGCCGGCACGAGCTCGCGGTGCAGCGCGTGCCGCTGCGCGGGCTGCCCGGGTGGCGGCGCACGCCGGAGGAGATCACCCATGACGACGGACGCCACTTCAGCATCGTCGGGGTGACCGTGCGGACCAACCATCGCGAGGTGGCCGAGTGGAACCAGCCGCTGCTGTACCCCCAGGGGCGCGGGCTGGTCGCCTTCGTGGTGAAGAGCATCGGCGGCGTGGCCCACCTGCTGGTCCACGCGCGGTTCCAGGCGGGCCTGCTGGACATCATGGAGATGGGGCCCACGGTCCAGTGCAACCCGGAGAACTATCCGGGCGCCCGGCCGGAGTTCCTCGACTACGTGCTGCGGGCGCCGGCCGAGCGGATCGTCTACGACACGGTCCTCGCCGAGGAGGGTGGCAGGTTCTACCACTCGCAGAACCGCTATCTGCTGTTGGAGGCCGGTGAGGACTTCCCGCTGGAGGTGCCGGACGACTTCTGCTGGGTCACCGCCCACCAGCTCACCACCCTGCTGCGGCACGGCTACTACATCAATGTGGAAGCCCGCAGCCTGCTGGCCTGCCTGCACAGCCTGTGGTGA
- a CDS encoding Gfo/Idh/MocA family protein, whose protein sequence is MSERTPAPRPVRLGLLGCADIARRRTLPTILRESSAELVVIAARERAKARMFADEFGGEAVKGYQALLDRLDVDAVYIPLPAGLHHKWIVRALYAGKHVLVEKPLTTRYADTVEVVELARSRGLTLMENLTFLRHGLHAAVQRLVDAGEIGELRMVDGAFGFPPLDPRDIRYRPDLGGGALLDVGVYPLSAARLFLGSDLEVVAATLKEDPERGVDVAGNALLCTPDGRTAQIAFGFEHSYRCEYTLWGSQGRIFVDRAYTPPPTWRPVIRLERQHERRELILPPEDQFANTLRAFVRAVGASERPEQSADTAAICVQARLVDQIRDRARLLRDHELSRGHR, encoded by the coding sequence GTGTCGGAGAGAACCCCGGCCCCGCGCCCGGTCCGGCTCGGCCTGCTCGGCTGCGCCGACATCGCGCGGCGCCGTACCCTTCCGACGATCCTGCGCGAGTCCTCGGCCGAGCTGGTGGTCATCGCCGCCCGGGAGAGGGCGAAGGCCCGCATGTTCGCCGACGAGTTCGGCGGCGAAGCCGTCAAGGGCTACCAGGCTCTCCTGGACCGGCTGGACGTCGACGCCGTCTACATCCCGCTCCCGGCCGGGCTGCACCACAAGTGGATCGTCCGGGCGCTGTACGCCGGCAAGCACGTGCTCGTGGAGAAGCCGCTGACCACGCGGTACGCCGACACCGTGGAGGTCGTGGAGCTCGCCCGGTCGCGGGGCCTGACGCTGATGGAGAACCTCACCTTCCTACGGCACGGCCTGCATGCCGCCGTCCAGCGCCTGGTGGACGCCGGGGAGATCGGCGAGCTGCGCATGGTCGACGGCGCCTTCGGCTTCCCCCCGCTCGATCCCAGGGACATCCGCTACCGGCCGGACCTGGGGGGCGGCGCCCTGCTCGACGTCGGCGTGTACCCCCTGAGCGCGGCCCGGCTCTTCCTCGGCTCCGACCTGGAGGTGGTCGCCGCCACCCTGAAGGAGGACCCGGAACGCGGCGTCGACGTGGCGGGCAACGCGCTGCTGTGCACGCCGGACGGCCGGACGGCCCAGATCGCCTTCGGGTTCGAGCACTCCTACCGGTGCGAGTACACGCTGTGGGGGAGCCAGGGGCGGATCTTCGTCGACCGCGCCTACACTCCCCCGCCGACGTGGCGTCCGGTGATCCGGCTGGAGCGCCAGCACGAGAGGCGGGAGCTGATCCTGCCGCCCGAGGACCAGTTCGCCAACACGCTCCGCGCGTTCGTCCGAGCCGTGGGCGCTTCCGAGCGGCCTGAGCAGTCGGCCGACACGGCGGCGATCTGCGTCCAGGCGCGGCTGGTCGACCAGATCCGGGACCGGGCACGGCTCCTGCGGGACCACGAGCTGAGTAGGGGGCACAGGTGA
- a CDS encoding NAD-dependent epimerase/dehydratase family protein, with product MSDGRVIVLGGTGFLGRQVCMDLAASGDDVLAVARTAPRPAPAYRFRSLDVSRLPTGDLVSVLAAERPDAVVNATGGKWGLSDRELEASCVVPTRRLLAALERLRYRPRLVHLGSVLEYGPIAPGGRTSAAQPLRPTTTYGKTKLAATQAVLTAAAAGTVDAIVLRIANVAGPGTPAVSLLGRVAGQLAEAAAGGEPAKVELTSLRAHRDYVDVRDVSDAVLAATRAPVTGAAIGIGRGEAVPVRSLVELLIEVSGVAAHVVELPTPAGSPDLGDWTRVDPRPARELLGWSPRRTLRDSVRGLWDEVRARTGVPERSSAVPGQ from the coding sequence GTGAGTGACGGTCGCGTCATCGTGCTGGGCGGCACGGGGTTCTTGGGCCGCCAGGTGTGCATGGATCTCGCCGCCTCGGGCGATGACGTGCTCGCCGTGGCCAGGACCGCGCCCCGCCCCGCCCCGGCCTACCGGTTCCGCTCCCTGGACGTCTCCCGGCTGCCGACCGGGGACCTGGTCTCGGTTCTGGCCGCCGAGCGCCCGGACGCCGTGGTCAACGCCACGGGCGGCAAGTGGGGGCTGTCCGACCGCGAGCTGGAGGCCAGCTGCGTGGTGCCGACCCGCCGCCTCCTGGCGGCGCTGGAGCGGCTCAGGTACCGGCCGCGTCTGGTGCACCTGGGTTCGGTGCTGGAGTACGGTCCGATCGCTCCCGGCGGCCGGACGTCCGCGGCGCAGCCGCTCCGCCCCACGACCACCTACGGCAAGACCAAGCTGGCCGCGACCCAGGCCGTCCTGACGGCGGCCGCGGCGGGGACCGTGGACGCCATCGTGCTGCGGATCGCGAACGTGGCCGGTCCCGGCACACCGGCGGTCAGCCTGCTCGGGCGGGTGGCCGGTCAGCTCGCCGAGGCCGCCGCCGGCGGAGAGCCCGCGAAGGTGGAGCTGACCTCCCTGCGCGCCCACCGCGACTATGTGGACGTCCGGGACGTGTCCGACGCCGTCCTCGCCGCGACGCGGGCCCCGGTCACGGGCGCGGCGATCGGCATCGGGCGGGGGGAGGCCGTCCCCGTGCGCTCGCTCGTCGAGCTGCTCATCGAGGTGAGCGGGGTCGCCGCCCACGTGGTGGAGCTGCCGACCCCGGCCGGGTCGCCGGATCTCGGCGACTGGACCAGGGTCGACCCGCGTCCGGCCCGGGAGCTGCTCGGCTGGAGCCCGCGGCGGACCCTGCGTGACTCGGTGCGCGGGCTGTGGGACGAGGTCAGGGCGCGGACGGGGGTGCCTGAGCGGAGCTCGGCCGTCCCCGGGCAGTAG
- a CDS encoding glucose-1-phosphate thymidylyltransferase — MKALVLAGGVGSRLRPITHTLAKQLLPIANKPVLFYVLESIRDAGIREVGIVVGNTTAQEIEKAVGDGSDFGLEVTYLLQNEPRGLAHAVLIACDYLGDDDFVMYLGDNFVVGGINDLVDRFRRGRPEAQVMLTKVAEPHAFGVAEMNEDGRVVGVEEKPRNPKSDLVLVGVYVFSPAVHKAIAEIKPSWRNELEITDAIQWLIDQGHRVEPTVISGYWRDAGSLGDILELNRFVLEGIESSVVGEVDAASELIGHVVVEPGAVVSGSRIVGPVVLGAGSVARNSYLGPFTSIDRDCTVIDSEIECSIVLRGARIEGVGRVEYSLIGRETRVTAADMPRAHRLVLGDHSDVQVSG; from the coding sequence GTGAAGGCGCTTGTGCTGGCGGGCGGGGTCGGCTCGCGCTTACGGCCGATCACTCACACCTTGGCCAAGCAGCTCCTTCCGATCGCCAACAAGCCCGTGCTGTTCTACGTCCTGGAGTCGATCCGCGACGCCGGGATCCGCGAGGTGGGGATCGTCGTCGGCAACACCACCGCGCAGGAGATCGAGAAGGCGGTCGGGGACGGCTCGGACTTCGGGCTGGAGGTGACCTACCTGCTGCAGAACGAACCGCGCGGGCTGGCGCACGCCGTCCTCATCGCCTGCGACTACCTCGGCGACGACGACTTCGTGATGTACCTGGGCGACAACTTCGTCGTCGGTGGCATCAACGACCTCGTTGACCGCTTCCGCCGCGGACGTCCCGAGGCCCAGGTCATGCTCACCAAGGTGGCCGAACCCCACGCGTTCGGCGTCGCCGAGATGAACGAGGACGGCCGGGTCGTCGGCGTCGAGGAGAAGCCCCGGAACCCCAAGAGCGACCTCGTCCTGGTCGGCGTCTACGTTTTCAGCCCGGCCGTGCACAAGGCGATAGCGGAGATCAAGCCGTCCTGGCGGAACGAACTGGAGATCACCGACGCGATCCAGTGGCTGATCGACCAGGGGCACCGCGTCGAACCCACGGTGATCTCGGGCTACTGGCGGGACGCCGGGAGCCTCGGCGACATCCTTGAGCTGAACCGCTTCGTCCTGGAGGGCATCGAGTCCTCCGTGGTGGGCGAGGTGGACGCGGCCAGCGAGCTGATCGGTCACGTCGTGGTGGAGCCCGGCGCGGTCGTCTCCGGCTCCCGCATCGTCGGCCCGGTCGTCCTCGGCGCCGGATCGGTCGCCCGTAACTCCTACCTGGGGCCGTTCACCTCCATCGACCGCGACTGCACGGTGATCGACAGCGAGATCGAGTGCTCGATCGTGCTGCGCGGCGCCCGCATCGAGGGGGTCGGCCGCGTCGAGTACTCGCTGATCGGCCGCGAGACGCGGGTGACCGCCGCCGACATGCCCAGAGCCCACCGACTCGTCCTGGGCGACCACAGCGACGTGCAGGTCAGCGGCTGA